In Planctomonas sp. JC2975, the genomic stretch AGGCAGCCGCGCCGGCGACTCCGCCCTTCCGCATCTGCTTCGTCTGCAGCGGCAACATCTGCCGGTCGCCGATGGCCGAAGTGGTGTTCAAGCAGCTCGCCGAGGACGCCGGGCTCGGCAGCCGCATCCAGGTTTCGTCCGCCGGGACCGGCGACTGGCACGTCGGCGAACAGGCCGATCCTCGCGCCGTCGAGACCCTGCACGTGCATGGCTACGACGGCTCCGCCCACCGCGCACGTCAGTTCGATCCTGAGTGGTTCGAACAGCTCGACCTCGTCGTCGCACTCGACCGCAGCCACGAGCGGATCCTGAAGAACTGGACCACCAACAGCATCGACCGGAGCAAGGTGCAGCTTCTGCGCAGCTTCGAGACTCCG encodes the following:
- a CDS encoding low molecular weight phosphotyrosine protein phosphatase, which codes for MAEVVFKQLAEDAGLGSRIQVSSAGTGDWHVGEQADPRAVETLHVHGYDGSAHRARQFDPEWFEQLDLVVALDRSHERILKNWTTNSIDRSKVQLLRSFETPRSDSLDVPDPYYSDHTFFAAVLGMIERADRALLAQLAPALRPPTQGNGKQ